In one window of Leptospira sp. GIMC2001 DNA:
- the rplR gene encoding 50S ribosomal protein L18, whose translation MINKTKKKINQQRRSDRARYKLKKNGDRPRLVINKSNKYLAVQIIDDVQGKTLVSATTLEKDFPSHENSKKSKSAAVALGKIVSERAKKAGVVKVMMDRSGMLYHGVIAAFADSAREGGLEF comes from the coding sequence ATGATTAACAAGACGAAGAAGAAAATCAATCAACAGAGACGTTCGGATCGCGCAAGATATAAGCTTAAGAAAAACGGTGACCGACCTAGGTTGGTCATCAATAAATCGAACAAGTATCTTGCAGTTCAGATCATTGATGATGTCCAAGGCAAAACCTTGGTTTCTGCAACTACCTTGGAGAAGGATTTTCCTTCACATGAGAATAGCAAAAAAAGTAAATCTGCTGCAGTCGCTCTTGGCAAAATTGTCTCGGAAAGAGCAAAGAAAGCAGGCGTGGTTAAAGTGATGATGGATAGATCAGGAATGCTCTACCATGGTGTGATTGCTGCTTTTGCTGATTCTGCAAGAGAAGGGGGATTAGAGTTCTAA
- a CDS encoding type Z 30S ribosomal protein S14, producing the protein MAKKSMMERHAKKKKFSVREYNRCPLCGRVHGYLRRFDMCRICFRDLASKGQIPGVVKASW; encoded by the coding sequence ATGGCTAAAAAGTCAATGATGGAACGTCATGCTAAGAAAAAGAAATTTTCAGTGCGTGAATACAATAGATGCCCTCTCTGCGGACGGGTTCACGGATACCTTAGACGGTTTGATATGTGCAGGATTTGCTTCCGCGATCTGGCAAGTAAAGGTCAGATCCCAGGCGTCGTTAAGGCTTCCTGGTAA
- the rplF gene encoding 50S ribosomal protein L6, with translation MSRVGKAIVKLPAKVEVKELGDKIQVKGPLGELETPIFEGIKMELSDGTISFVRSNESKNTLALHGLVRALFSNSVKGVSEGWEKNLEITGVGYRAQIKGNDLVMNLGYSHDVVFPMPQGIKIEVADQLKIKIKGINRQLVGQVAADIRSKRPPEPYKGKGIKYSDETIKRKAGKTGKK, from the coding sequence ATGTCCAGAGTAGGAAAAGCAATTGTAAAGCTACCAGCAAAGGTAGAAGTTAAAGAATTAGGCGACAAGATCCAGGTTAAAGGTCCTTTAGGGGAACTTGAAACCCCGATTTTTGAAGGAATCAAGATGGAGTTATCCGACGGAACCATTAGCTTTGTAAGAAGCAATGAATCTAAGAATACTCTTGCACTTCATGGATTGGTAAGAGCTTTATTTTCGAATTCCGTAAAAGGCGTTAGTGAAGGTTGGGAAAAGAACCTCGAGATTACCGGTGTGGGTTACAGAGCTCAGATCAAAGGCAATGATCTTGTTATGAATCTAGGTTATTCCCATGATGTAGTTTTCCCAATGCCTCAAGGAATCAAAATTGAAGTAGCAGATCAGCTTAAGATTAAGATCAAAGGAATCAATAGACAACTTGTTGGTCAAGTTGCTGCTGATATCCGTTCTAAGAGACCTCCAGAGCCATATAAAGGCAAAGGAATCAAATACTCTGATGAAACTATCAAGCGTAAAGCTGGTAAGACAGGTAAGAAATAA
- the rpmD gene encoding 50S ribosomal protein L30, whose protein sequence is MEDVLVTQSKSSIGTNPAHRKTLIALGLKKKGASRKHKLTPQIQGMLRSVTHLVTVEKVK, encoded by the coding sequence ATGGAAGATGTATTAGTTACCCAATCTAAAAGTTCGATCGGAACAAACCCTGCCCATAGAAAGACATTGATTGCTCTTGGGCTTAAGAAAAAAGGTGCGTCCCGTAAACACAAACTCACTCCGCAGATACAAGGAATGTTACGAAGTGTAACCCACCTTGTTACTGTTGAGAAGGTAAAGTAA
- the rpsE gene encoding 30S ribosomal protein S5, with protein MIIEEEQKEFTEKVVKIDRVAKVVKGGRRFSFNALSVVGDGKGRVGIGFGKANEVPDAIRKSIESAKKNLVDIQYIGHTIPHEVIGKFKSARVLLKPASAGTGIIAGAHVRSVVERIGVQDLLSKTYGSGNSMNIVKATLDALTQLQTPSMALKRRGISISKLFGKE; from the coding sequence ATGATTATCGAAGAAGAACAAAAAGAATTTACTGAGAAGGTTGTAAAGATCGACCGCGTTGCAAAAGTTGTGAAGGGTGGTCGTAGATTTTCCTTCAATGCATTGTCAGTTGTGGGTGATGGAAAAGGCCGAGTCGGAATCGGATTTGGGAAAGCAAACGAAGTCCCTGACGCAATTCGTAAGTCTATCGAAAGTGCAAAGAAAAACCTTGTAGATATCCAATATATTGGGCATACTATCCCTCATGAAGTGATAGGAAAGTTCAAATCTGCTAGAGTGCTTCTAAAGCCAGCTTCTGCGGGAACTGGAATTATCGCTGGAGCTCATGTGAGATCAGTAGTTGAGAGAATCGGTGTTCAAGATTTGCTTTCTAAGACCTATGGTTCTGGAAACTCTATGAATATTGTTAAGGCTACATTAGACGCTCTAACTCAATTACAGACTCCCTCAATGGCCTTGAAGAGAAGAGGCATTAGCATTAGCAAACTTTTTGGTAAGGAATAA
- the rpsH gene encoding 30S ribosomal protein S8, whose protein sequence is MSLSDPIADMLTRIRNAQRAKHESCVIPGSKIKKNILDLLKEEGYISDFNSVKTGNFDDYQVKLKYDTNKQPVIKLIQKVSKPGRRIYIQSADIRPFRNNLGTLIISTSQGVMTGKKARQLKIGGEVICKVF, encoded by the coding sequence ATGAGTCTCTCAGATCCAATAGCGGACATGTTAACAAGAATCAGAAATGCGCAACGTGCTAAGCACGAGTCTTGCGTTATTCCTGGATCCAAAATCAAAAAGAACATACTTGATTTATTGAAAGAAGAAGGATATATTTCTGATTTCAACTCGGTAAAAACTGGGAACTTTGATGATTATCAAGTTAAATTGAAATATGATACAAACAAACAACCGGTTATAAAACTTATTCAAAAAGTTTCAAAACCAGGTCGTAGAATTTATATTCAGTCAGCTGACATTCGTCCATTCAGAAATAACTTAGGAACTTTGATTATATCAACTTCTCAAGGTGTTATGACTGGCAAGAAAGCCCGACAACTCAAGATAGGAGGGGAAGTCATTTGTAAGGTGTTCTAA